A region of Polynucleobacter sp. JS-Mosq-20-D10 DNA encodes the following proteins:
- a CDS encoding glycosyltransferase family 2 protein — protein MHIVWGLKQGFTQASHFRVLMPCNMITVVIASYKYGHLAAHCIESLLSQTTAPARILFVDDGAHDCSHLPNLYPDIEYILRPQNLGTVDNFHDVLMRVSTEYVLFIGADNWLRSDAIEMLSSARADIVTYDIVVTGELKEEIHDRVPGETRSHQGDLYWDREGKHHGSMMYRTSLGQQVGYKERYADGIHPQEDWNLWDRMREQGASVVSLNEGLLYYRRHRENFLKYDHLVDALEEEA, from the coding sequence ATGCATATTGTATGGGGTTTAAAGCAGGGCTTCACTCAGGCATCACACTTTCGTGTTCTAATGCCCTGCAATATGATTACTGTCGTTATCGCCTCCTATAAGTATGGTCATCTTGCAGCGCACTGCATTGAGTCCTTGCTATCTCAAACTACAGCCCCGGCGAGAATTCTATTTGTCGATGATGGGGCACATGACTGTAGCCACTTACCCAACTTATATCCCGATATTGAATATATTCTCAGACCACAGAATTTAGGTACTGTGGATAACTTCCATGATGTACTAATGAGAGTCAGTACGGAATACGTTCTTTTCATTGGCGCTGACAATTGGCTCAGGTCGGATGCAATTGAGATGCTATCTAGCGCCCGAGCGGATATTGTTACTTATGACATCGTGGTTACTGGTGAGTTAAAAGAAGAGATTCATGATCGTGTTCCTGGCGAGACTAGATCTCATCAAGGTGATCTCTACTGGGATCGAGAAGGGAAGCACCATGGTTCGATGATGTATCGAACCTCTCTGGGTCAGCAGGTGGGTTACAAGGAAAGATATGCCGATGGCATTCATCCGCAAGAGGATTGGAATCTTTGGGATAGGATGCGCGAGCAGGGTGCTTCAGTAGTCAGTCTGAACGAAGGCCTTTTGTACTACAGAAGACATCGTGAAAATTTTCTCAAGTATGACCATCTCGTCGATGCTCTTGAGGAAGAGGCTTAA
- a CDS encoding iron ABC transporter permease, producing the protein MNRIVVPLALLLFLPLFGLAAPFLFPGKELLATGTLSHLWNFVLGGYIASTLVLIFGVGVGVFILGVGNAWIIASYDFPGKKIFEWSLILPLAVPTYVMAYLFVDLLQFSGPIQSTLRAVLGVDALWFFPDPRSLSGAIWSFSFCLFPYVYLITRTAFLERSGRLIEVSETLGYSPLQGFVKLVLPMARPAIFAGMALALMEVLADFGAVSYFGVQTFATGIFKAWLSFGDRVAAVQLALGLLSFVLLIFFIEQSSRSKLRYASATRGKSLAKSLQGKKAFFAFAFCGATLLCGFLIPAFALLQLLIKQGLTIDIRYLDWLSNSLSVSILTALISVALAVFFAYSVRMNARLSWVNRLLGFGYALPGAVLAIGILSFLEIFQLAWWMSASMLVLIYAYLVRFLSSSLQSVEAGLARITPSMDASAALLGLSRMQILKRVHVPLLKRSLITAGLFVFVDVMKELPATLLLRPFNFDTLAVATFQLAADERLAELALPSLTIVLVGLFPVLLLSRVISKS; encoded by the coding sequence ATGAATCGTATTGTGGTGCCACTTGCCCTGTTGTTATTTTTGCCCCTCTTTGGCCTGGCAGCACCTTTCCTATTCCCCGGGAAGGAATTATTAGCTACGGGTACCCTCAGTCACTTATGGAACTTTGTACTGGGCGGCTATATTGCCTCTACCTTAGTGCTTATTTTTGGTGTCGGAGTGGGAGTCTTTATTCTTGGGGTGGGCAATGCTTGGATTATTGCCAGCTATGATTTTCCAGGGAAGAAAATATTTGAGTGGTCCCTCATTCTGCCTTTGGCAGTACCCACTTATGTCATGGCCTACCTCTTTGTTGATCTCTTGCAGTTTTCGGGACCGATACAGAGCACGCTGCGCGCTGTACTAGGAGTCGATGCGCTCTGGTTCTTCCCAGATCCGAGGTCCTTGAGTGGGGCTATTTGGTCTTTTTCATTCTGCCTCTTTCCTTATGTTTATCTCATTACTCGTACAGCATTCTTAGAGCGCAGTGGTCGATTGATTGAGGTTTCAGAAACGCTAGGCTACAGTCCACTTCAAGGTTTTGTGAAATTGGTATTGCCCATGGCAAGGCCAGCCATCTTCGCGGGTATGGCTTTGGCACTCATGGAGGTGTTGGCCGATTTTGGCGCTGTCTCTTACTTTGGCGTTCAGACTTTTGCAACTGGCATCTTTAAGGCTTGGCTCTCATTTGGAGATCGAGTGGCGGCAGTGCAGCTTGCCTTAGGCCTCTTAAGCTTCGTGTTACTTATTTTCTTTATCGAGCAAAGTAGTCGATCAAAATTACGTTATGCCTCTGCAACTCGAGGTAAGTCACTCGCGAAGTCTTTGCAAGGCAAGAAAGCTTTTTTTGCATTTGCATTTTGTGGCGCTACGCTCTTGTGCGGATTTCTGATACCTGCATTTGCACTCCTGCAATTATTAATCAAGCAAGGCCTCACGATTGATATTCGTTATCTAGATTGGCTGAGTAATTCTCTTTCAGTTTCGATTTTGACAGCACTGATCTCTGTAGCGCTGGCCGTATTCTTTGCTTACTCCGTGCGAATGAATGCACGCTTAAGTTGGGTTAATAGATTACTGGGTTTTGGCTATGCTTTACCTGGTGCAGTTTTAGCCATTGGCATCCTCTCTTTTCTAGAAATCTTTCAGCTTGCTTGGTGGATGTCTGCCAGCATGTTAGTACTGATCTATGCATACCTAGTCCGCTTTCTTTCTTCTAGTTTGCAGAGTGTAGAAGCGGGTCTGGCGCGTATTACGCCCTCAATGGATGCTTCAGCGGCGCTCTTGGGGCTTTCTAGAATGCAGATTTTGAAGCGGGTTCATGTGCCCTTGCTCAAGCGTAGCCTGATTACTGCAGGCCTCTTTGTCTTTGTCGATGTCATGAAAGAGTTGCCTGCAACGCTTTTATTGCGCCCATTTAACTTTGACACCTTGGCTGTCGCAACCTTTCAGCTGGCTGCAGATGAGCGTCTTGCTGAACTGGCATTACCTTCCTTAACCATTGTTTTGGTTGGGCTTTTTCCAGTCCTGCTGCTATCAAGGGTCATTTCCAAGTCCTAA
- a CDS encoding dihydroneopterin aldolase — MTSTACIELKDLRLNTQIGTYAPGASIPDQHLLNLTLWISNKLILISEDLMTQVFDYDPLILEIDRLAADGHYETQERLVTRVVEACARYSEIESLEISLRKTPVRESSGVLGVKLYLDESSLTGIRTTLA; from the coding sequence ATGACATCAACAGCTTGTATAGAATTAAAAGATCTCCGACTAAATACCCAAATTGGGACCTATGCACCCGGCGCTTCTATCCCTGATCAACATCTACTGAATCTGACTTTATGGATCAGCAATAAACTGATTTTGATTTCAGAAGATCTCATGACTCAGGTGTTCGACTACGATCCCCTCATCCTTGAAATTGATCGCTTAGCTGCCGATGGGCATTACGAGACTCAAGAAAGATTAGTCACCAGGGTAGTTGAGGCCTGCGCTCGCTATTCGGAAATTGAATCTCTAGAAATTAGCCTCAGGAAAACTCCTGTGCGGGAGAGCTCAGGTGTATTGGGGGTCAAGCTATACCTTGATGAAAGCAGCCTAACTGGTATAAGAACAACACTAGCTTAG
- a CDS encoding YggT family protein, whose product MLIQIANLLLQVLVSIVAGACLLRCYLQWLAFNLGSGQSRTIGAYVLPLSNWIVIPLRKLIPSVGRFDVASFLAAYLLVAGKTAILLLLSGATLTNISWLLLALTDLVDLILSGLVGLVFASVILSWVSAGSQIHYLVSLLVEPLLAPIRKAMPNFGALDLSPLLLLLILQVLQIVVSNLR is encoded by the coding sequence ATGTTGATACAAATCGCCAACCTTCTCCTCCAAGTTCTCGTTAGCATTGTTGCGGGAGCATGTCTTTTGAGATGCTATCTCCAGTGGCTCGCATTTAATCTGGGTTCAGGCCAAAGTAGAACTATTGGCGCATACGTGCTACCACTGAGCAATTGGATCGTTATCCCACTTCGCAAGCTAATCCCGAGCGTTGGGCGCTTTGATGTCGCCAGCTTTTTAGCCGCTTACCTACTGGTTGCAGGCAAGACAGCAATCCTTTTATTGCTCTCAGGGGCCACATTAACGAACATCTCGTGGCTTCTATTAGCTTTAACCGATTTAGTAGATCTGATACTTTCGGGATTGGTTGGCTTGGTTTTTGCAAGCGTGATTCTCTCTTGGGTTAGTGCTGGTTCCCAGATTCATTACTTGGTCTCCCTACTGGTTGAGCCCCTGCTGGCGCCAATCAGAAAAGCAATGCCCAACTTTGGAGCTCTAGATTTATCACCCCTACTGCTCCTGCTCATCTTGCAAGTTCTCCAGATTGTGGTGAGCAATCTGAGGTAA
- the serS gene encoding serine--tRNA ligase: protein MIDPQLLRKDIAAVAARLATRKFQLDVDRFNTLESERKSLQTRTEELQAKRNQLAKAIGMKKSKGEDAAAEMTEATKINVDMESGAARLAVLQAEIADFLMGIPNLPDEAVPVGKDEAENTEVKRWGAIPEFSFPVKDHVDLGAPLGLDFESAAKISGSRFVVLKGPVARLHRALAQFMIDLHTTQHAYEELYVPFMVNAASMRGTGQLPKFEEDLFKVPRQMGGEDGEGEAKVENFYLIPTAEVPVTNLVRDTITAAEELPLKFVAHTPCFRSEAGSYGRDVRGMIRQHQFEKVELVQIAKPEDSMQLLEELTSHAEKVLELLELPYRKVLLCTGDMGFGSTKTYDLEVWIPSQNAYREISSCSNMGDFQARRMQARYKSGQGKPELVHTLNGSGLAVGRTGVALLENCQQADGSIAIPKALRPYLGGLEVLKPI, encoded by the coding sequence ATGATTGATCCGCAATTACTCCGTAAAGATATCGCAGCCGTTGCTGCCCGTTTAGCTACTCGTAAATTCCAACTCGATGTTGATAGATTCAATACATTAGAGTCCGAGCGTAAATCCTTGCAAACTCGCACTGAAGAATTGCAAGCTAAGCGTAACCAGTTGGCTAAAGCTATTGGTATGAAAAAAAGCAAAGGGGAAGACGCTGCTGCTGAGATGACTGAAGCAACGAAGATTAATGTCGATATGGAATCAGGTGCAGCGCGCTTAGCAGTTTTGCAGGCGGAGATTGCGGATTTCTTAATGGGTATTCCTAATTTGCCAGATGAAGCAGTTCCGGTAGGTAAGGACGAGGCCGAAAATACAGAAGTGAAGCGTTGGGGTGCGATTCCAGAGTTTTCATTTCCTGTGAAGGATCATGTGGATTTAGGCGCGCCACTAGGGCTGGATTTTGAATCTGCTGCAAAGATTAGTGGTTCACGCTTTGTTGTTCTAAAGGGACCTGTCGCCAGATTGCATCGTGCACTAGCGCAATTCATGATTGATCTGCATACAACTCAACATGCTTACGAAGAGCTCTACGTTCCCTTCATGGTGAATGCTGCATCTATGCGGGGCACTGGTCAGTTGCCTAAGTTCGAGGAAGACTTGTTCAAGGTCCCTCGTCAAATGGGTGGTGAAGATGGGGAAGGAGAAGCAAAAGTTGAAAACTTTTATCTCATCCCTACAGCGGAAGTACCGGTTACCAATTTAGTACGTGACACCATTACAGCGGCTGAGGAGTTGCCACTCAAATTCGTTGCTCACACCCCATGCTTTAGATCTGAAGCTGGAAGCTACGGCCGTGATGTGCGCGGCATGATCCGTCAGCACCAGTTTGAAAAAGTAGAGCTCGTACAAATTGCCAAGCCAGAAGACTCAATGCAGCTTCTTGAAGAATTAACTTCGCATGCAGAAAAAGTTTTGGAGCTACTAGAACTGCCTTATCGAAAAGTATTACTCTGTACTGGGGATATGGGCTTTGGAAGCACAAAGACCTATGACCTTGAGGTATGGATTCCATCGCAAAATGCTTATCGCGAAATTAGCTCTTGCTCCAATATGGGTGATTTCCAAGCTAGACGTATGCAGGCGAGATATAAATCTGGGCAAGGTAAGCCTGAGCTGGTTCACACCTTAAATGGTTCTGGGCTTGCGGTTGGTAGAACTGGTGTTGCTCTTTTAGAGAATTGCCAACAGGCTGACGGCAGCATCGCTATACCGAAAGCCTTACGACCTTACTTAGGTGGATTGGAAGTGCTAAAGCCTATCTAA
- the recQ gene encoding DNA helicase RecQ, which yields MQSSQQVLHDVFGFDQFRGAQESIVKHVVAGGDALVLMPTGAGKSLCYQIPSLVRRGVGVVVSPLIALMQDQVDALTQLGVKASFLNSSLDAVTAQQVTSQLLAGDLDLIYVAPERLMNSGFLSILDRLHAGPGIALFAIDEAHCVSQWGHDFRPEYRQLTVLHERFPKVPRIALTATADAPTRSEIVERLSLESAEQFVSSFDRPNIKYRVLQKQSAKQQLEHFLDAEHADDSGIIYCLSRRSVEETAQWLQDRGWDAMPYHAGLSAETRSANQKRFLREEGVIMVATVAFGMGIDKPNVRFVAHLDLPKSMEGYYQETGRAGRDGLPANAWMAYGFGDVVSLRQMVDSGEASEDRKRVERQKLNALLGYCESTTCRHQTILRYFGEIHAGSCGNCDNCLEPVATWNATQEVQKALSCVYRTGQLFGVTHLIDVLLGKVTPRVKQYFHEQVSTFGIGAELNQAQWNSIYRQLVAGGYLDADIALHGGLKLVDSIALPVLRGEQEVWLRKETGYSKSKATKSGARKGSTHPFSNIADEKLWEALKAQRTELAREQGVPPYVIFHDSTLQEMVKSTPTTLDQFGHIGGVGQAKLERYGEHFINVIREHREANET from the coding sequence TTGCAATCGAGTCAGCAAGTACTTCATGATGTCTTTGGCTTTGATCAATTTCGTGGTGCTCAGGAGTCTATTGTTAAGCATGTAGTAGCTGGTGGTGATGCTTTGGTCCTCATGCCCACTGGCGCCGGTAAGTCACTGTGCTACCAAATTCCCTCGCTTGTGCGCCGCGGTGTTGGGGTGGTGGTCTCGCCCCTCATTGCACTAATGCAAGACCAGGTGGATGCGCTAACTCAGTTGGGTGTTAAGGCTTCATTTCTCAACTCTAGTCTGGATGCTGTCACAGCTCAACAGGTGACCAGTCAATTGCTGGCTGGAGATCTTGACTTGATCTATGTAGCACCAGAACGCCTAATGAACTCAGGCTTTTTATCCATACTTGATCGACTTCATGCGGGACCTGGCATTGCATTATTTGCTATTGATGAAGCGCACTGCGTTTCGCAATGGGGTCATGATTTTCGTCCAGAGTATCGCCAGCTCACTGTTTTGCACGAGCGCTTTCCTAAGGTGCCTCGTATCGCATTAACGGCGACTGCGGATGCGCCAACCCGCTCAGAAATTGTGGAGCGTCTTTCATTGGAATCTGCAGAGCAGTTTGTCTCTAGCTTTGATCGCCCCAATATTAAGTATCGAGTTTTGCAAAAGCAGAGTGCTAAGCAACAGTTGGAACATTTTTTAGATGCCGAGCACGCCGATGACTCTGGCATTATTTATTGTCTATCGCGTCGCAGTGTAGAAGAGACTGCGCAATGGTTACAAGACCGCGGGTGGGATGCCATGCCATATCACGCAGGTTTAAGTGCAGAAACACGCAGCGCCAATCAAAAGCGCTTCTTGCGTGAAGAGGGTGTCATCATGGTCGCAACCGTAGCTTTTGGTATGGGTATTGATAAGCCCAACGTCCGCTTTGTAGCCCATTTAGATCTACCTAAAAGTATGGAAGGTTACTATCAAGAAACTGGACGGGCAGGGCGCGATGGCTTGCCAGCCAATGCCTGGATGGCCTACGGATTTGGAGATGTGGTGAGCTTGCGGCAAATGGTGGATTCTGGCGAAGCTTCTGAAGATCGCAAGAGAGTAGAGCGCCAAAAACTCAATGCTTTGCTGGGCTATTGCGAGTCCACGACATGCCGACATCAAACAATCCTGCGCTACTTTGGAGAGATACATGCGGGTAGCTGCGGTAATTGTGATAACTGCCTAGAACCAGTAGCGACTTGGAATGCCACACAGGAAGTGCAAAAAGCATTGTCATGTGTGTATCGCACCGGCCAACTTTTTGGTGTGACCCATTTAATTGATGTGCTGCTGGGTAAAGTGACCCCTAGAGTGAAGCAATATTTTCATGAGCAAGTGAGTACATTTGGTATTGGCGCAGAACTCAATCAGGCTCAGTGGAATAGTATCTATCGTCAATTGGTGGCTGGCGGATATTTAGATGCAGACATTGCATTGCATGGTGGCTTAAAGTTGGTGGACAGTATTGCTTTGCCTGTACTACGTGGCGAGCAAGAAGTTTGGCTGCGAAAAGAAACTGGCTATTCCAAGAGCAAGGCTACGAAGTCTGGGGCAAGGAAGGGCTCTACACATCCCTTTAGCAATATTGCAGATGAAAAGCTGTGGGAGGCACTCAAGGCTCAAAGGACTGAATTAGCACGCGAACAAGGAGTGCCGCCTTATGTCATTTTTCATGACAGCACCCTGCAGGAGATGGTGAAATCGACGCCAACCACCTTAGATCAGTTCGGTCATATTGGTGGAGTTGGGCAAGCTAAGCTAGAGCGTTATGGTGAACACTTTATCAACGTCATTCGGGAGCATCGTGAGGCTAATGAGACTTAA
- a CDS encoding ABC transporter ATP-binding protein gives MNSARTLLSIQELEIDYPSRDGQGRVTAVKDLNLALAQGEIGCLLGSSGCGKSTVLRAICGFEPVKAGNIVLRDQVVSSASTHLQPNQRKVGMVFQDFALFPHLNVLENIAFGLQHLSSSERSVVAMEWLKRVSLSDKADAYPHELSGGQQQRVALARAMAPEPDLILLDEPFSSLDIELRERLAGEMREILKSNNITALLVTHDQYEAFAIADKIGVMTDGKVLQWDVPYELYHKPANRYIADFIGRGVFLKGVVQANNKVRIELGELDLEEDRSAEVGKEIDVLLRADDIQHDDHSTLLAEVVRKTFRGADFLYTLKLASGVEIFAFVPSHHDHAIGEKIGIHLVADHVVTFSE, from the coding sequence ATGAACTCTGCTCGCACTCTGCTTTCGATCCAAGAACTGGAAATCGACTACCCCAGTCGAGATGGCCAAGGTCGCGTTACTGCGGTTAAAGACCTGAATCTCGCTCTTGCTCAAGGCGAGATTGGCTGTTTATTGGGCTCATCTGGCTGCGGAAAATCCACCGTCTTGAGAGCAATTTGTGGGTTTGAACCCGTTAAAGCAGGAAATATCGTCCTACGTGATCAGGTGGTGAGCTCGGCCTCCACTCATCTCCAACCCAATCAAAGGAAAGTTGGCATGGTCTTTCAGGACTTCGCCCTATTCCCCCATCTCAATGTTTTAGAGAACATTGCCTTTGGCTTGCAACATCTATCCAGTAGTGAAAGATCTGTAGTGGCCATGGAGTGGCTTAAGCGGGTTTCGCTATCCGATAAAGCCGATGCATATCCTCATGAGCTCAGTGGCGGCCAACAACAGCGTGTGGCACTAGCCAGGGCAATGGCACCGGAACCAGATTTAATTTTGCTAGATGAGCCCTTCTCTAGCTTAGATATTGAGCTTAGAGAGCGTCTTGCAGGTGAGATGAGAGAAATCCTCAAGTCAAACAATATTACCGCCCTGTTGGTTACGCACGATCAATATGAAGCCTTTGCCATTGCCGATAAGATCGGTGTCATGACGGATGGCAAAGTACTACAGTGGGATGTCCCTTACGAGCTGTATCACAAGCCAGCTAATCGCTATATTGCCGATTTTATTGGTCGCGGGGTATTTCTGAAAGGCGTTGTCCAAGCTAACAATAAAGTCAGAATTGAGTTAGGTGAGCTCGACCTGGAAGAAGATCGCAGCGCTGAAGTTGGAAAAGAAATCGATGTACTTTTGCGCGCTGATGATATTCAGCATGATGATCACAGTACCTTGTTAGCAGAGGTTGTACGCAAGACTTTTAGAGGGGCTGACTTCTTGTATACCCTCAAGCTCGCTTCAGGTGTTGAAATTTTTGCTTTTGTACCTAGCCACCATGATCATGCGATTGGTGAAAAGATTGGTATACACCTGGTGGCTGATCACGTTGTGACCTTCAGCGAATAA
- a CDS encoding DNA translocase FtsK, with amino-acid sequence MARTAYPKSKTPLNLQPPENQGQGRMPRLLSEVRWFISLGLCLGLLAILVTYSKADPAWSHASFEAPKNLGGRFGAYLADLMLYIFGISAFWWVVLFGRRVLTGWRELWSIPLPSDPDAKPDSLLVRWLGFGLTLLSSMGLESIRMHSLTWELPRPPGGILGELMGDPLQMTLGFTGSTLVLLFTLCAGLSLFLHFSWLDVAERVGRSLELAYNRLRERRDSEEDRKLGEVAAEEREEFVEEFRGRVEIAKPVQIVRAPIEIPKSARVEREKQQPLFVDIPDSELPPLALLDPVPEVKETISADVLEFTSRLIERKLAEFNVEVKVIAAYPGPVVTRYEIDPAVGVKGSQIVNLSRDLARSLGVVSMRVVETIPGKTCMALELPNPTRQSVYLSEILSSQVYNDSHSNLTLSLGKDISGSPIVADLAKMPHCLVAGTTGAGKSVGINAMILSILFKAKPDEVRLIMIDPKMLEMAMYDKIPHLLCPVVTDMKQAYNALNWAVNEMERRYKLMSKFGVRNLAGFNKKILEAEEKGEKLTNPFSLTPDDPEPIYKAPVIVIVIDELADLMMVSGKKIEELIARIAQKARAAGIHLVLATQRPSVDVITGLIKANVPTRISFQVSSKIDSRTILDQQGAEALLGMGDMLYMAPGTGLPVRVHGAFVSDDEVHRVVEWLKEKGEANYIDGVLEGADESTIDALTGEGGGEADPLYDQAVAIVLENKRPSISLVQRHLRIGYNRAARLLEDMEKAGLVSKMGNGGNREILHRPSE; translated from the coding sequence ATGGCTAGAACCGCATACCCGAAGTCCAAAACTCCTTTAAACCTCCAGCCCCCTGAGAATCAAGGGCAGGGTAGGATGCCCCGCCTCCTTTCAGAAGTCCGTTGGTTTATCTCCCTTGGCCTTTGTTTGGGTTTATTAGCTATTTTGGTGACTTATTCCAAGGCGGATCCAGCTTGGTCGCATGCCAGCTTTGAGGCTCCTAAGAACCTGGGTGGGCGTTTTGGAGCCTATTTGGCCGACTTAATGCTCTATATCTTCGGCATTTCTGCATTTTGGTGGGTCGTACTCTTTGGCCGCCGTGTTCTGACTGGTTGGCGTGAACTTTGGAGCATTCCTCTTCCTTCGGATCCAGATGCCAAGCCAGATTCCCTATTGGTGCGTTGGTTGGGCTTTGGGCTGACTTTATTGAGCAGTATGGGTCTTGAGTCTATTCGCATGCATTCGCTTACCTGGGAGCTTCCTAGGCCTCCTGGCGGTATTTTGGGTGAGCTAATGGGTGATCCCTTGCAGATGACTCTGGGTTTTACGGGATCCACCCTAGTGTTGCTATTTACTCTGTGTGCTGGCTTGTCTTTATTTCTTCACTTTTCTTGGTTAGATGTTGCTGAAAGAGTAGGGCGCTCGCTTGAGCTTGCATACAACCGTTTACGTGAGCGTCGCGATAGCGAAGAAGATCGTAAATTAGGCGAAGTGGCTGCTGAAGAGCGCGAAGAGTTTGTTGAAGAGTTTCGTGGGCGGGTGGAAATTGCTAAGCCGGTACAGATTGTTCGTGCCCCTATAGAAATTCCGAAGAGCGCCCGCGTTGAGCGTGAAAAACAGCAGCCACTATTTGTGGATATTCCGGATTCAGAATTGCCGCCTTTGGCTCTACTAGATCCCGTACCAGAAGTAAAAGAAACAATTTCAGCAGATGTCTTGGAATTTACTTCTCGCTTAATTGAGCGCAAGTTGGCCGAGTTCAACGTAGAAGTGAAGGTCATTGCAGCCTATCCAGGTCCGGTGGTAACTCGTTACGAAATTGATCCTGCTGTTGGTGTAAAGGGTAGTCAGATTGTCAATCTCTCACGTGACTTAGCGCGCTCGCTAGGCGTGGTGAGTATGCGAGTAGTGGAAACGATCCCAGGCAAGACATGCATGGCTTTGGAGTTGCCGAATCCAACGCGTCAATCGGTTTACCTCTCTGAGATTTTGAGTTCACAGGTTTATAACGATAGTCACTCCAACTTGACTTTATCTTTAGGTAAAGACATTTCCGGTAGTCCAATCGTTGCTGACTTGGCGAAGATGCCGCATTGCTTAGTTGCTGGTACCACTGGTGCCGGTAAGTCCGTTGGTATCAACGCCATGATTCTCTCCATTCTCTTCAAGGCGAAGCCTGATGAAGTGCGTCTGATCATGATTGATCCGAAGATGCTCGAGATGGCAATGTACGACAAGATTCCACATCTCTTATGTCCAGTAGTGACTGACATGAAGCAAGCGTATAACGCTCTCAATTGGGCTGTAAATGAGATGGAGCGTCGCTACAAGCTGATGAGTAAGTTTGGCGTACGTAACCTTGCTGGCTTCAATAAAAAAATCTTAGAGGCTGAAGAAAAAGGTGAGAAGCTCACCAATCCATTTAGTTTGACTCCCGATGATCCGGAGCCAATTTATAAAGCACCAGTGATTGTTATCGTGATTGATGAGTTGGCTGACTTGATGATGGTCTCTGGCAAGAAGATCGAGGAGTTAATTGCTCGCATTGCTCAAAAAGCGCGTGCCGCAGGTATTCATTTGGTCCTGGCAACTCAACGCCCTAGTGTGGATGTGATTACCGGCCTGATCAAGGCTAACGTACCAACTCGTATTTCATTCCAGGTGAGCAGCAAGATCGATAGTCGTACGATTTTGGATCAACAGGGTGCTGAGGCTCTGCTGGGTATGGGTGACATGCTCTATATGGCGCCAGGTACCGGCTTACCGGTTCGCGTCCATGGCGCCTTTGTTTCTGATGACGAGGTTCATCGTGTGGTCGAGTGGCTCAAGGAGAAGGGTGAGGCTAATTACATTGACGGTGTTCTAGAGGGTGCTGACGAATCGACTATCGATGCACTGACTGGTGAAGGCGGTGGCGAAGCTGATCCTTTGTATGACCAAGCAGTAGCTATTGTTTTGGAAAACAAGCGTCCATCGATCTCTTTAGTACAGCGTCACTTGCGCATTGGTTATAACCGCGCAGCTCGCTTACTTGAGGATATGGAAAAAGCTGGTTTAGTTTCCAAGATGGGTAATGGCGGTAATCGCGAAATCCTCCATCGTCCTTCCGAATAA
- a CDS encoding outer membrane lipoprotein carrier protein LolA, translating into MAVIAKSSIVLPNKAIPLRRFFSVATAIFISIASSSLSSPVLAEGESGAEQLRQFVRNSKTADGEFVQQQLRAPKANEPQDKGLKVVRQTQGRFVFQRPGRFIWDTQKPYEQKLIADGKQLIMWDKDLNQATFRPAGQALATTPAAILFGETSLDQHFDLVEAEDRLGMKWVALAPKKIPNAKNGNDLPYTKISVGMANGLPKALELIDGLGSVVLVTLDKIQLNVDLPANRFTFVPPAGAEVLRLN; encoded by the coding sequence ATGGCGGTAATCGCGAAATCCTCCATCGTCCTTCCGAATAAGGCCATCCCCTTGCGCAGATTTTTCTCAGTAGCAACAGCAATCTTTATTAGCATTGCATCCTCTTCACTTTCAAGTCCCGTACTTGCTGAAGGCGAAAGTGGTGCGGAGCAATTGCGTCAGTTTGTGCGTAATTCAAAAACTGCGGATGGTGAGTTTGTACAGCAGCAGTTGCGCGCACCCAAAGCTAATGAGCCCCAAGACAAAGGTTTAAAAGTGGTTCGCCAAACCCAGGGACGTTTTGTATTTCAGCGCCCAGGTCGATTTATTTGGGATACCCAAAAGCCGTATGAGCAAAAATTGATTGCCGATGGCAAGCAACTCATCATGTGGGACAAAGATTTAAATCAAGCTACTTTCAGGCCTGCAGGTCAGGCTTTAGCAACCACTCCTGCTGCAATCCTATTTGGGGAGACTTCTTTAGACCAGCATTTTGATTTGGTTGAGGCTGAAGATCGTCTGGGTATGAAATGGGTTGCTTTGGCGCCCAAGAAAATCCCCAATGCAAAAAATGGCAATGACTTGCCGTACACCAAGATCTCAGTCGGGATGGCTAATGGCCTACCCAAAGCGCTAGAGCTGATTGATGGCTTAGGCAGTGTGGTTTTGGTCACGCTGGATAAGATCCAGCTCAACGTCGATCTCCCTGCTAATCGCTTTACCTTTGTGCCACCTGCTGGCGCAGAAGTCTTACGCTTAAACTAA